In the Wyeomyia smithii strain HCP4-BCI-WySm-NY-G18 chromosome 2, ASM2978416v1, whole genome shotgun sequence genome, one interval contains:
- the LOC129722466 gene encoding protein obstructor-E-like has protein sequence MKSLVLVLSLLVYIVHADVENPCEGLLSAVLIDPDSCYKFIICYKEEPEFMTCPDGTIFSVDEIDCVPGNQATCTEGFPEEPENDERLCRGIVLGRFPDPDSCTTYYSCIFGRQQKQSCREGYVFSTRSFLCLPGNPESCKVQLLPTTTTPAPESVKPIPVDYCLRNDKPFGRLPHPQFCTRYVDCLLWIPSEEFCSSWMVFNDRLNICLYGDPNTCRTIIGPGATTPDPNPPTTTLAPIPEDICPDKVIAVIPHPYSCTSFITCILGRPNVQQCPSYTVFSEKHSVCLPGDPSTCTVYWE, from the coding sequence AATCCGTGCGAAGGGTTGCTCTCCGCTGTACTGATTGACCCGGACAGTTGCTACAAATTCATCATCTGCTACAAGGAAGAGCCAGAGTTCATGACCTGTCCAGATGGCACAATTTTCTCCGTCGATGAGATTGATTGCGTGCCGGGAAATCAGGCGACTTGCACCGAAGGGTTTCCCGAGGAGCCAGAGAATGATGAGCGCCTGTGCCGTGGAATTGTGCTAGGACGCTTCCCTGATCCGGACAGTTGTACCACCTACTATAGCTGTATCTTTGGTCGACAACAGAAACAATCCTGCCGCGAAGGATATGTGTTCTCCACGAGGTCATTCCTGTGTCTACCGGGAAATCCAGAATCATGCAAGGTTCAACTGCTTCCCACCACCACAACTCCTGCTCCAGAAAGTGTCAAACCCATTCCAGTGGACTATTGTTTGCGCAACGATAAGCCTTTTGGTCGGCTGCCACATCCGCAGTTCTGCACCAGATATGTGGACTGTCTTCTTTGGATTCCTAGTGAGGAATTCTGCTCGAGCTGGATGGTGTTCAACGATCGGCTCAATATTTGCCTCTACGGGGATCCGAACACGTGCCGAACGATCATAGGCCCAGGAGCTACCACCCCAGATCCGAATCCACCGACTACGACCTTGGCACCGATACCGGAGGACATTTGCCCGGATAAAGTCATAGCGGTGATTCCGCATCCGTATAGCTGCACTTCGTTTATTACGTGTATTTTGGGTAGACCTAATGTACAGCAGTGTCCATCGTACACCGTGTTCTCGGAGAAGCACTCCGTGTGTCTTCCGGGGGATCCAAGTACCTGCACAGTGTATTGGGAGTAG